Proteins encoded by one window of Candidatus Sumerlaea chitinivorans:
- a CDS encoding Cysteine desulfurase, translated as MGASMIYFDNCATTPVDPMAAAELARVATECFGNPSSIHSAGRCAAEVLQQARDTLAQSLHASSREIILTSSGTEANNFVIRSVVEHFAPYGRVHIVTSQIEHPSIYKRLEYEAQRRPGQVEVTFVGVDSFGRLRIDELRAAIREDTRLLTVIHCNNETGVLQDLHTLSALRLAFPRLLLHLDIVQSYTKFLFDVRTLPVDFLTVSGHKVYAPKGIGFVYVREGTPVEPLIVGGAQEFYRRAGTENVPAAAALARAVQLAPPHSELLERFRRFERLFFDALQNEGVDFHLNGPSDYERRMPGIFNLAFERIPNKEDLLIGCDLEGLMISSTSACHSGVVADSRVLKAMGVPEALRRGAVRIAFNKYHTEHDVVRGAEILARCVKRIQGSA; from the coding sequence TTGGGAGCGAGCATGATCTACTTTGATAATTGCGCCACAACGCCGGTGGACCCAATGGCTGCTGCGGAGCTTGCCCGCGTGGCTACCGAATGCTTTGGCAATCCGTCCAGCATTCACTCGGCCGGCCGCTGTGCTGCCGAAGTGTTGCAGCAGGCACGGGACACGCTGGCCCAGTCGCTTCACGCATCCTCCCGCGAAATTATCCTGACCTCGAGCGGCACCGAAGCCAACAATTTCGTGATCCGTTCGGTCGTCGAGCATTTTGCACCTTACGGGCGAGTGCACATCGTCACGAGTCAAATTGAGCACCCCAGCATCTACAAACGACTCGAATATGAAGCCCAACGCCGTCCCGGGCAAGTTGAGGTCACCTTCGTTGGCGTGGACAGCTTCGGACGACTCCGGATAGACGAGCTGCGCGCTGCTATCCGCGAGGATACGCGACTTCTCACCGTCATCCATTGCAACAACGAAACGGGGGTGTTGCAGGACCTCCATACGCTGAGCGCGCTTCGGCTCGCGTTCCCCCGCTTGCTCCTGCACCTGGATATCGTGCAAAGCTACACCAAGTTTCTGTTCGACGTACGCACCCTTCCCGTCGATTTTCTGACAGTTTCAGGACACAAGGTCTACGCGCCCAAGGGGATTGGCTTTGTATACGTTCGCGAAGGCACACCGGTGGAGCCGCTCATCGTCGGCGGCGCCCAAGAATTCTATCGTCGTGCAGGCACGGAAAATGTGCCGGCAGCCGCAGCGCTTGCCCGCGCGGTGCAGCTGGCGCCTCCGCATAGTGAACTTCTTGAACGTTTCCGCCGGTTTGAGCGCCTGTTCTTTGACGCGTTGCAGAACGAAGGCGTGGACTTTCATTTGAACGGCCCATCCGACTACGAGCGGCGGATGCCGGGCATCTTCAACCTCGCCTTCGAAAGAATCCCCAATAAAGAAGATTTGCTCATTGGCTGCGATCTCGAAGGGCTAATGATTTCCAGCACATCGGCATGTCATTCTGGTGTGGTGGCGGATTCGCGTGTATTGAAGGCGATGGGAGTCCCTGAAGCGCTCCGGCGCGGAGCGGTGCGGATCGCCTTCAATAAATACCATACGGAGCATGACGTTGTCCGGGGCGCGGAGATTTTGGCGCGCTGCGTCAAACGCATTCAGGGGAGTGCCTGA
- a CDS encoding Dolichol-phosphate mannosyltransferase gives MKIIVTLPTYNEAQNIEPLIEELLALGEEFEVLVIDDHSPDGTWQIVERLSERNPRVHLLHRVNERGRGTAGLAGFRWARDHGADAVVEMDADFSHQPSFIPSLLEPIRRGEANIVIGSRLVAGGKEEGRSPIRTLITLAANAYIRLMLGLPIRDCTSGFRVFDRRALEVLSWETMTCRGPEIVQEVLWEARRACLRMVERPIVFKERRAGQSTFNFKIMLRSLGYMWKLRMR, from the coding sequence ATGAAGATCATCGTCACTCTACCCACTTACAATGAGGCGCAGAACATTGAACCACTCATTGAAGAGCTTCTCGCCCTTGGCGAGGAGTTTGAAGTGCTTGTCATTGATGACCACTCGCCGGACGGGACGTGGCAGATTGTGGAACGCCTGAGCGAACGAAATCCACGCGTGCATTTGCTGCATCGGGTAAATGAGCGGGGCCGCGGCACCGCAGGCTTAGCCGGCTTTCGCTGGGCGCGTGACCACGGCGCGGATGCCGTGGTGGAGATGGACGCTGATTTTTCGCACCAGCCGAGTTTCATTCCCTCGCTTCTCGAGCCAATTCGGCGCGGGGAAGCTAACATCGTGATCGGCTCGCGGTTGGTGGCTGGCGGGAAGGAGGAAGGTCGTTCGCCCATCCGAACCCTCATTACCCTCGCCGCAAATGCTTACATTCGCCTCATGTTGGGCCTACCAATTCGCGACTGCACCAGTGGGTTTCGCGTCTTTGACCGCCGGGCGCTGGAAGTGCTCTCTTGGGAAACCATGACGTGCCGTGGTCCCGAAATTGTTCAGGAGGTGCTGTGGGAGGCGCGTCGGGCCTGCCTTCGCATGGTTGAACGCCCGATCGTGTTCAAAGAACGCCGGGCGGGCCAATCCACCTTCAATTTCAAAATCATGCTGCGAAGTCTTGGCTACATGTGGAAGCTGCGGATGCGATGA
- a CDS encoding Tetraacyldisaccharide 4'-kinase, producing the protein MTRGEEFLDRYGGFLAPLGAAYGWVMRAREFAYQQRIKRAEIPSLPVVSVGNLSLGGTGKTPTVLLLARQLLSVGRRPAIVSRGYRRTTPSQEPLLVSDGRQILRSPSESGDEPAMLARALPNVPVAVCAKRARAIALLAEKNLADCVILDDGFQHLAVARSLDLVLLDSDPRRMRVFPAGFLREPPSALKRAHGVLLTSAMSEEEVESVRAWLSRAFPHLTQLRIFFEPAMLRPLGGDDALPLSTLAGKRVLAFAGIAAPRRFFHDVQSLCLQAVPLALPDHTAYDSVTIETIHTMARERYCEVCVTTAKDAVKLEAFAATLDLPCYVLEQEARVEPSAKLEDLVLTALRA; encoded by the coding sequence ATGACGCGCGGAGAAGAGTTTCTTGACCGTTATGGTGGCTTTCTCGCGCCACTGGGCGCTGCCTATGGTTGGGTCATGCGTGCGCGTGAGTTCGCATACCAACAGAGAATCAAACGCGCAGAAATCCCATCCCTCCCCGTTGTGAGTGTTGGCAATCTCTCTTTAGGCGGGACTGGAAAGACCCCGACTGTTCTACTCTTAGCGCGGCAACTGCTTTCTGTCGGCCGGCGGCCTGCCATCGTGAGCCGGGGATATCGGCGAACGACTCCGAGTCAGGAGCCTCTGCTGGTGAGTGACGGACGCCAGATTTTGCGGAGCCCATCCGAAAGCGGCGACGAGCCGGCGATGCTGGCGCGCGCGCTGCCCAACGTCCCTGTGGCCGTATGCGCGAAACGTGCGCGTGCCATTGCGCTGCTCGCAGAAAAGAACCTCGCAGATTGCGTCATTCTCGACGATGGCTTCCAGCATCTCGCTGTGGCTCGTTCGCTGGACCTTGTTCTTCTCGATAGTGACCCTCGCCGCATGCGCGTGTTTCCAGCCGGCTTTCTGCGCGAGCCCCCATCCGCCCTGAAGCGCGCCCACGGAGTCCTGCTCACGAGCGCAATGTCTGAGGAGGAAGTCGAGTCCGTTCGCGCTTGGCTGAGCCGAGCGTTCCCTCACTTGACCCAACTTCGGATTTTCTTCGAGCCCGCAATGCTGCGTCCGCTGGGAGGAGACGACGCTCTCCCCCTCAGTACGCTTGCTGGTAAACGAGTGCTTGCTTTTGCGGGGATCGCCGCCCCGCGGCGCTTCTTCCACGATGTTCAGTCGCTCTGCCTGCAGGCAGTCCCGCTCGCGTTGCCCGACCACACTGCCTACGATTCTGTAACGATCGAGACCATACACACGATGGCCCGCGAACGCTACTGCGAGGTGTGTGTGACGACCGCAAAGGATGCCGTGAAACTCGAAGCTTTTGCCGCCACGTTGGATTTGCCGTGCTATGTGCTTGAGCAGGAGGCGCGGGTGGAGCCCAGTGCTAAACTTGAGGACCTTGTCCTGACGGCATTGCGGGCCTAA
- a CDS encoding TPR Domain containing protein, producing MNERKWVMRRAQQVGASKRQWGLLLCALILTSVCALAQTTTTRTLMPATTATLRATADFFPVVLQERATTLPLVSLVEGESSAALGLVTAFELRTTRTVAGEIGKVEVTTSTEALIAEKAGIRLPVKVDKSSTEATVRQLVHFEKQNQYAEAFLLACELVRENPTSEFAYDAAIRTALVLAGGSPTHMEQDIERFFRQAMRIAALPGRYYVQLAHYYERTGKVEKLRKLVEEYEKNNVKDPDYWVTLARIYAMSGDLQRTRLFIERASQRKVVEFPLTLLGARTYRQLGLADKAREMLLRAVDEDYGPWEMQALFLEFLQLPGNKPDALGKMILAAMVNEARYRVARGLADTLIRTTVEQRTFFDLQDWLAKRVADKTASDVEVWLLALMYAQEGDEPRALELLLQERTRTTPVIAFERAKALAAAGRHSEAIPILSILLAEQPNDVAIRLLLAQEQIAAGQAKECLATLTPLRWEKLSRDDRLRAAEAAVAALVKLGNTPRLIELWLDLTRSTTFVELQRLADIVLQAVQGSPVAEELKTRLSSLIQEQGQWPLLWLYARLVGREGDHKSEMQYYSRYVEHVGDDTELLRFVAHLSIEYATLPLKIEATRDRTTSAAIRVLDASYSDLAIDLYKRLIALQPMVAENYAALMRIYQMRGEVEAAKKVAAEVAQRDPDSPKTLAIAASILDENGFIPEALHFYERSLRADPTNFAVWMKYAEALRAAGQRTEAEIIYKKILEEGYNSRPYNQPAILAALYRTALETNRTHELVNYLYGLRTHSIPGKPEFLLSTSKLFIQLREFEKAGELISQFQKEFATSNLLEESYLLRGQVWFSRGDIPRAIEAYREAATRFAGSPTAISAGFNIAVAYAHAGKIQEALAAFEDLARRHPTDDKAQSALYEAAVLCWRFYGDSQRCAQYLERYLAARTLDFALRKTVRDALKRIQAGQPPFGEAAAQARDSQTTSGL from the coding sequence ATGAACGAGCGCAAATGGGTGATGCGTAGAGCGCAACAGGTAGGCGCAAGCAAACGCCAGTGGGGCCTTTTACTCTGTGCACTTATCCTTACGAGCGTTTGTGCTTTGGCCCAAACGACCACCACCCGCACACTCATGCCAGCCACCACTGCGACCCTTCGCGCGACTGCGGACTTTTTCCCCGTCGTCCTCCAAGAGCGAGCGACAACTTTGCCTCTTGTCTCGCTGGTTGAGGGTGAATCCTCCGCCGCGCTTGGCTTGGTCACCGCCTTCGAGCTGCGTACCACCCGCACTGTTGCGGGTGAGATCGGGAAGGTCGAAGTCACTACTTCGACAGAGGCACTCATCGCGGAAAAAGCGGGCATCCGTCTTCCCGTAAAAGTGGATAAGAGCTCGACAGAGGCCACCGTTCGTCAGCTCGTCCATTTCGAGAAACAGAATCAGTACGCGGAAGCGTTTTTGCTGGCGTGCGAGCTGGTGCGGGAGAATCCCACAAGTGAGTTTGCCTACGACGCGGCGATTCGCACCGCCTTAGTGCTTGCCGGCGGAAGCCCAACCCACATGGAGCAGGACATCGAGCGGTTCTTCCGTCAAGCCATGCGGATTGCTGCGCTCCCCGGACGCTATTACGTGCAGCTCGCCCATTATTACGAACGGACTGGCAAGGTCGAAAAACTCCGGAAACTTGTCGAGGAATACGAAAAGAACAATGTGAAGGACCCGGACTACTGGGTCACGCTGGCCCGCATTTATGCTATGAGCGGGGACCTGCAGCGCACGCGCCTATTCATCGAGCGTGCGAGCCAGCGCAAGGTCGTGGAATTCCCACTGACGCTACTCGGCGCACGGACTTATCGCCAGCTTGGTTTGGCGGACAAGGCCCGCGAGATGCTTTTGCGCGCCGTGGATGAGGATTATGGGCCGTGGGAAATGCAGGCCCTTTTTTTGGAGTTTCTCCAGTTGCCCGGCAATAAGCCGGACGCATTGGGCAAAATGATCCTCGCCGCAATGGTCAACGAGGCACGTTACCGCGTGGCGCGCGGACTGGCGGACACCTTGATTCGCACGACGGTGGAGCAGCGGACGTTCTTTGACTTGCAGGATTGGCTCGCGAAACGTGTGGCAGACAAAACAGCGTCCGACGTGGAAGTTTGGCTTCTGGCCCTTATGTACGCTCAGGAAGGCGACGAGCCACGGGCTCTGGAATTGTTGCTTCAGGAACGGACCCGCACGACGCCGGTGATCGCTTTCGAGCGCGCCAAGGCTCTGGCTGCAGCCGGTCGCCATTCCGAAGCAATTCCGATTCTGAGCATCCTTTTAGCTGAACAACCCAACGATGTGGCAATCCGTCTCCTGCTGGCCCAAGAACAAATTGCTGCCGGTCAGGCCAAAGAGTGTCTGGCTACGCTTACGCCACTGAGATGGGAGAAACTTTCGCGCGATGACCGCTTGCGGGCAGCCGAGGCAGCTGTCGCCGCGCTCGTCAAACTTGGCAATACGCCGCGCCTCATCGAACTTTGGCTCGATCTTACCCGCTCGACCACCTTCGTAGAACTCCAGCGGTTGGCGGATATCGTCCTGCAAGCTGTGCAGGGTTCTCCCGTGGCTGAGGAACTCAAAACACGTCTATCCTCACTCATCCAAGAACAAGGCCAGTGGCCCTTACTCTGGCTCTATGCTCGACTCGTCGGGCGCGAAGGCGACCACAAATCAGAAATGCAGTATTACTCGCGTTACGTGGAGCATGTCGGGGATGACACCGAGCTCTTGCGTTTTGTGGCGCATCTTTCGATCGAATATGCTACTCTGCCGTTGAAAATCGAAGCCACTCGCGATCGCACGACCTCAGCCGCCATTCGTGTCCTTGACGCCTCGTATTCGGATCTTGCGATCGACCTCTATAAGCGCCTGATTGCGCTCCAGCCGATGGTGGCCGAGAATTATGCCGCCTTGATGCGAATCTATCAGATGCGAGGGGAGGTGGAGGCAGCAAAGAAAGTCGCCGCGGAAGTCGCGCAACGGGATCCTGACTCACCTAAAACACTCGCTATCGCAGCTTCTATCCTTGACGAAAACGGGTTCATTCCTGAGGCGCTGCACTTCTATGAGAGGTCGCTGCGAGCGGATCCAACCAATTTCGCGGTTTGGATGAAATATGCGGAGGCACTTCGTGCCGCAGGTCAACGCACCGAGGCCGAGATCATCTATAAGAAAATTCTCGAAGAAGGCTACAACAGCAGACCCTACAATCAGCCAGCAATCCTCGCGGCTCTTTACCGCACCGCGCTTGAGACGAACCGCACGCACGAATTGGTGAATTATCTCTATGGATTGCGCACCCACAGCATCCCCGGTAAACCGGAGTTCCTTCTTAGCACTTCGAAGCTCTTCATCCAACTCCGAGAGTTTGAGAAGGCGGGTGAACTCATCAGCCAGTTCCAAAAGGAGTTCGCGACAAGCAATCTTTTGGAAGAAAGCTATTTGTTGCGTGGGCAAGTGTGGTTTAGCCGCGGCGATATTCCGCGCGCAATCGAAGCCTACCGCGAGGCTGCTACGCGGTTCGCCGGGTCCCCAACCGCAATTTCAGCAGGATTCAACATCGCCGTCGCGTACGCTCATGCGGGAAAAATTCAGGAAGCCCTCGCTGCGTTTGAAGACCTTGCCCGCCGCCACCCGACAGATGACAAAGCTCAATCTGCACTTTACGAAGCTGCCGTGCTCTGCTGGCGCTTTTATGGAGATTCTCAACGTTGTGCGCAATACCTCGAACGCTATCTTGCTGCCCGCACTCTCGATTTTGCATTGCGTAAAACCGTTCGCGATGCTCTGAAGCGCATTCAGGCGGGCCAACCACCGTTTGGGGAGGCTGCCGCTCAAGCTCGCGACAGCCAAACGACGTCGGGGCTGTGA
- a CDS encoding Teichoic acid export ATP-binding protein TagH: MDTAIVVEHVTKCYRIYPSPWQRLRAIAGGRARAREFVALDNVSLSVARGSVLGVLGANGAGKSTLLKILAGIVAPTAGEVQVRGKVASIIELGAGFHPDFTGRDNVRLNAAILGYPAEDLPRIMQFVEDFTELGTYLDLPVKTYSSGMFVRLAFAVAISADPDVLLVDEALAVGDAIFAHRCLARIRELRERGCTIVFVTHDTNALTQVCDRTILLEHGRLVADGPPADVVDLYLVKVAERLTASPHDRNLVRFHSVGATERSAAHEEKRFGSFEAVITDCLIEDANGRPAERFVTGSPARFRMLVRFHRTITNPVFGIMLKNRYGMEMFGTNTHLRAMETGVAQAGTVWDVAFDTTLALGAGSYTASFAVHTADGHFFDYRVDVRTFEVIGTPEFVGAVNFPVAVAIRPVDGSLGHSDDIASRLYHDAPTSLDFSETGERFFAGAWHAPQRDSQGAYRWLGEEGLAFLSTRNAEAIELEAETYCPDVAHRPIELRLLADGTEIGKIVFADPSVKRKVWELPPSVRGKIVTLTLSASRTWCPRSFDPQSNDARELSVLVRRLAAVPAGLPSQSHSPANRLETDAPHA; this comes from the coding sequence GTGGACACGGCGATTGTCGTCGAGCATGTGACCAAGTGCTATCGTATCTACCCGAGCCCGTGGCAGCGGCTGCGGGCCATTGCGGGGGGACGCGCTCGGGCCCGAGAGTTTGTCGCTCTCGACAACGTCTCGCTGAGTGTGGCGCGCGGCTCTGTCCTTGGAGTGCTCGGGGCGAACGGGGCCGGGAAGAGCACCCTGTTAAAAATTCTTGCCGGGATCGTGGCTCCGACCGCCGGCGAGGTGCAGGTCCGCGGCAAAGTTGCCTCCATCATTGAACTCGGCGCGGGGTTTCATCCGGATTTTACCGGTCGCGACAACGTACGATTGAACGCCGCGATCTTAGGTTATCCGGCTGAGGATCTGCCCAGAATCATGCAGTTTGTCGAAGATTTTACTGAATTGGGCACCTATCTCGATTTGCCGGTAAAGACGTACTCCTCTGGGATGTTCGTACGCTTGGCATTCGCGGTCGCCATCAGCGCAGATCCCGACGTTCTCCTTGTGGATGAAGCGCTTGCCGTGGGCGACGCAATTTTTGCGCACCGCTGCTTGGCACGAATTCGCGAGCTTCGCGAGCGTGGCTGCACGATCGTTTTTGTTACGCACGACACAAACGCGCTCACGCAAGTCTGTGATCGCACGATTCTTCTCGAACATGGAAGGTTGGTTGCGGATGGGCCACCCGCGGATGTGGTGGATCTCTATCTTGTGAAAGTGGCGGAACGGCTCACCGCGTCTCCCCACGATCGCAACCTTGTCCGCTTCCACAGCGTGGGCGCCACGGAACGTTCAGCCGCGCACGAGGAGAAGCGCTTTGGGTCGTTCGAAGCGGTCATCACGGATTGCCTCATCGAGGATGCTAATGGTCGTCCGGCCGAGCGGTTCGTCACTGGCTCCCCCGCCCGCTTTCGGATGCTGGTGCGCTTTCACCGCACGATTACGAATCCTGTCTTTGGGATCATGCTGAAAAACCGCTACGGCATGGAGATGTTCGGAACCAACACCCATCTGCGCGCCATGGAAACAGGGGTGGCACAAGCGGGGACGGTCTGGGACGTGGCCTTCGATACAACTCTTGCGCTGGGGGCAGGAAGTTACACCGCTTCGTTCGCTGTCCACACGGCTGACGGACATTTCTTCGACTATCGAGTGGACGTACGCACATTTGAGGTTATTGGCACTCCCGAGTTTGTTGGTGCGGTCAACTTTCCCGTGGCTGTGGCAATCCGACCGGTGGATGGCAGCTTGGGACATTCCGACGATATTGCATCGCGTCTCTATCATGATGCGCCGACGAGTCTGGATTTTTCCGAAACCGGTGAACGATTCTTTGCGGGTGCGTGGCACGCTCCTCAGCGCGATAGTCAAGGAGCGTATCGTTGGCTGGGCGAGGAGGGACTTGCCTTCCTTTCCACGCGCAACGCCGAGGCCATCGAGCTCGAAGCAGAAACGTATTGTCCCGATGTCGCTCATCGGCCCATTGAACTCAGGCTGTTGGCAGATGGGACGGAGATTGGCAAAATCGTCTTCGCCGATCCAAGCGTGAAACGTAAGGTCTGGGAACTACCGCCCAGCGTAAGGGGGAAGATCGTGACCCTGACGCTGAGCGCAAGTCGGACGTGGTGCCCGCGGTCGTTCGATCCGCAATCAAACGATGCGCGAGAGCTCAGCGTGCTCGTGCGTCGTCTTGCCGCCGTGCCGGCCGGTTTGCCCTCGCAAAGCCATTCCCCCGCCAATCGGTTGGAAACCGACGCCCCGCACGCATGA
- a CDS encoding S-layer related protein precursor, sialic acid-specific 9-O-acetylesterase: MFSGCAGGAKFATGHLSQTLPKTTLVICLLLVALFWEPLLGFGARTRRDSTSRGRTAESIHKTRCHPYPLKILWLDNESSTALLDSRQKVALFLEKARDAGFNVVVPDVKNYMGFGFYRSSILPRASSVGGAPYPKDFDFLAAVVEEALARGLHVHAGINLFSEGGKGLLPSQRVGPIYEHPEWQTVLYDRWAQLSFSTGLTTRTLAVNSRGSSGISVYTPRTGEQLTSAVLLPRLPASVCVVTQGRVTSVLADDQVSTHGIAIPTDGYVVLAEDPLAGALLCAVPLSTTATLESVALRVPSADYPAGMLVYTNPARADVQKRNLAVIEEILKQYPVEGVVLDRGRFDNFKADFSDESLAEFAKSLERKSVKPEEIYDPADPLTGTPRREGPLFAQWLTWRARVIQNFMEQANATVRKYPNRCFGDYVGGWYESYWEVGANWAIPDFDPQRNFPTLPADYRRTAYAHLLDYLSPGLYYRKVLGPAGEKPTVESGLELVRRVTGGRVQLAPGIYPPIHATPEDVEAAVRLCIQRTGGVMVFSHTTLENKKLWDVVRRALDAVPQLLE, from the coding sequence ATGTTCTCTGGGTGTGCTGGGGGAGCAAAGTTCGCAACCGGGCATCTTAGCCAAACGCTTCCAAAGACCACGCTCGTGATCTGCCTGCTACTGGTGGCTCTGTTTTGGGAGCCACTATTGGGCTTCGGTGCCCGGACGCGACGGGATAGCACTTCGCGAGGCCGCACGGCCGAGAGCATTCACAAAACCCGTTGCCACCCATATCCTTTGAAGATTCTGTGGCTGGACAATGAGTCGTCGACTGCACTCCTCGACTCGCGGCAAAAAGTAGCCCTGTTTCTTGAGAAGGCCCGGGACGCTGGCTTCAATGTGGTGGTACCAGACGTCAAGAATTACATGGGATTTGGTTTCTACCGAAGCTCGATCTTGCCACGAGCAAGTTCCGTGGGCGGAGCCCCCTATCCGAAAGATTTTGATTTTTTGGCCGCGGTGGTTGAGGAGGCACTCGCGCGAGGGCTTCACGTCCACGCTGGGATTAACCTTTTCTCCGAGGGAGGGAAAGGACTGCTTCCTTCCCAGCGGGTTGGACCTATCTATGAGCACCCGGAGTGGCAGACGGTACTTTATGATCGTTGGGCCCAACTCAGTTTCTCCACCGGCCTTACCACTCGAACACTTGCTGTGAACTCGCGCGGCTCATCGGGGATTAGCGTGTATACACCTCGCACTGGTGAACAGCTCACCTCCGCGGTGCTCTTGCCCCGCCTCCCGGCAAGCGTGTGCGTCGTCACGCAAGGCCGGGTGACTTCGGTCCTTGCCGACGATCAGGTCTCAACGCATGGGATCGCCATCCCAACGGACGGATATGTGGTACTCGCGGAAGATCCCTTGGCCGGAGCACTCCTGTGCGCGGTTCCGCTTTCCACCACCGCGACGCTCGAAAGTGTGGCACTACGCGTGCCCTCGGCAGATTATCCGGCTGGGATGCTCGTTTATACCAACCCCGCACGTGCCGACGTTCAGAAACGCAACCTCGCTGTCATCGAGGAAATCCTGAAGCAGTATCCGGTAGAGGGGGTGGTGCTCGACCGCGGACGTTTCGATAACTTCAAAGCAGATTTTAGCGACGAGTCGCTTGCTGAGTTTGCAAAGTCGCTTGAGCGAAAGAGCGTAAAACCGGAGGAAATCTATGATCCGGCGGACCCTCTCACGGGCACGCCGCGGCGCGAGGGGCCCCTCTTTGCCCAGTGGCTGACGTGGCGCGCTCGAGTCATCCAAAACTTCATGGAGCAGGCCAATGCCACCGTTCGTAAATATCCAAACCGTTGCTTTGGGGATTACGTTGGCGGTTGGTATGAGTCGTACTGGGAAGTGGGTGCGAATTGGGCCATTCCCGATTTTGATCCGCAACGCAACTTTCCCACACTGCCAGCGGATTACCGTCGCACCGCGTATGCCCACCTTCTGGACTATCTTTCGCCCGGTCTCTATTATCGAAAGGTGCTTGGCCCGGCGGGAGAGAAACCAACGGTGGAGAGCGGGCTGGAACTTGTCCGACGCGTGACGGGAGGCCGGGTACAATTGGCGCCAGGCATTTACCCACCAATCCATGCGACCCCCGAAGATGTGGAAGCAGCCGTGCGCTTGTGCATTCAGCGAACTGGTGGCGTGATGGTGTTCTCGCATACCACCTTGGAAAACAAGAAACTGTGGGATGTGGTGCGGCGCGCACTCGATGCAGTCCCGCAACTCCTCGAGTAG
- a CDS encoding Sulfate transport system protein cysZ yields MSQFLRAPWFILRHPSLWVWCLTPLAINIVVVVLTWWGVGHLTEQMMPAGLEGSQWWAVALRWILEAIFFVARLLFAFVAFLIIGSVVAAPFNELLSQRTETLLRGRAGGGEGTNASAWLRQALVIIREELRRLALYLGISLGILGLSFVGVAAPIVPPLQLLVTAVFIALDYLAYPLERRGVLLLRDKLAFVRSHLAACLGFGLLMALVGLIPVINLFFFPIGAVGGTLLFSKLEGASSERV; encoded by the coding sequence GTGTCTCAGTTTCTGCGCGCTCCGTGGTTTATTTTGCGCCACCCATCGTTGTGGGTGTGGTGCTTGACGCCGCTTGCTATCAACATTGTCGTTGTTGTCCTCACGTGGTGGGGAGTCGGGCATTTGACCGAGCAAATGATGCCCGCCGGCTTAGAGGGATCTCAGTGGTGGGCGGTCGCACTGCGCTGGATTCTGGAGGCAATCTTTTTTGTTGCTCGGCTGCTCTTTGCCTTTGTCGCCTTCCTCATCATTGGGAGCGTGGTGGCAGCCCCATTCAACGAACTCCTGAGCCAACGTACGGAAACTCTTTTGCGCGGTCGCGCCGGCGGCGGAGAAGGAACCAATGCCTCGGCGTGGCTACGGCAGGCTCTTGTGATCATCCGGGAGGAACTGCGCCGACTCGCGCTGTACTTGGGGATCAGCTTGGGAATTTTGGGGCTCTCCTTTGTGGGCGTCGCCGCGCCGATCGTCCCCCCTCTCCAACTTTTGGTGACCGCAGTTTTTATTGCGCTCGACTACTTGGCCTATCCCCTTGAGCGTCGCGGTGTACTGCTTTTGCGCGATAAGTTGGCTTTTGTGCGCAGCCACCTTGCTGCCTGCTTGGGTTTTGGTCTGCTGATGGCACTCGTCGGCCTCATCCCGGTGATAAATCTGTTTTTCTTTCCGATTGGTGCTGTCGGGGGAACTTTACTTTTTTCCAAGCTGGAGGGAGCTTCGTCGGAGCGGGTGTAG
- a CDS encoding O-antigen export system permease protein RfbD produces MQAARATTMTEPFQPLEIEIVRHRRLLWMFLKHEVRARYVGSALGFFWAIIHPLILLGLYILVFSALMPSGSRLPIRDTTANYAVFLCPALFAWNWLYESLVSACHSVTSHSALIRKVVFPSGILPLVSVGVGILPFAVVLSVFILFALASGAIAAKGLFWLPLLVLLQCGLALGPAYLLAVMNVFLRDTAQVVVALLQVLFWATPIVYPATALTNQFSWLGWWFALNPVARLVEAYRDVIVAGRPPATESVLYLGCLAILLYYVGRTVFERSRSQLVDEA; encoded by the coding sequence ATGCAGGCAGCTCGAGCAACCACAATGACAGAACCGTTCCAACCACTTGAGATAGAAATCGTACGCCACCGCAGGCTCTTGTGGATGTTTCTCAAGCATGAGGTCCGCGCGCGCTACGTTGGCTCGGCACTGGGTTTCTTTTGGGCGATCATTCACCCGCTGATTTTGCTGGGCCTCTATATCTTGGTATTCTCCGCGCTCATGCCAAGTGGAAGCCGCCTACCTATCCGCGACACGACAGCGAATTATGCCGTGTTCCTGTGCCCGGCCCTTTTTGCGTGGAATTGGCTCTACGAATCGCTCGTCTCCGCCTGTCACTCCGTGACGAGCCATAGCGCGCTAATTCGAAAAGTTGTGTTTCCGAGTGGGATTCTGCCGCTGGTGAGCGTGGGAGTGGGAATTTTGCCCTTTGCTGTCGTGCTCTCCGTTTTCATTCTATTCGCTCTGGCAAGTGGCGCGATCGCGGCGAAAGGACTCTTTTGGCTGCCGCTACTCGTCCTTTTGCAGTGTGGGTTGGCACTTGGGCCAGCCTATTTGCTTGCCGTGATGAATGTTTTCCTGCGCGACACGGCCCAAGTGGTAGTAGCCTTGCTTCAAGTGCTTTTTTGGGCGACACCGATCGTCTACCCCGCTACAGCCCTGACGAATCAATTCTCGTGGTTAGGATGGTGGTTTGCGCTCAACCCCGTGGCTCGGCTTGTCGAGGCGTATCGGGACGTAATCGTTGCGGGGCGCCCACCCGCAACCGAGAGCGTGCTTTACCTTGGGTGTCTTGCGATTTTACTGTACTATGTCGGCCGCACGGTTTTCGAGCGCTCACGAAGTCAACTTGTGGATGAGGCGTGA